The Streptomyces europaeiscabiei genome window below encodes:
- a CDS encoding LysR family transcriptional regulator produces the protein MHGVDLNLLPLLAALLEHRSVTRAAEAVGLTQPAMSNALQRLRRTLGDDLLLRVGRQYVLTTRAAALIEPVNLILETATSQVLAPPTFDPATSDRTFRIAASSAAALTVVPALSTMLAVTAPGVRLHLEAPEFLMDLTRTDATADVALLPDTMPTTLPRERLYNESWVVVADAKNDRIGATLTVDDLARLPHVVFEWEGGRVGAQHALAGMIPDLVVQVVVSEFLMIPSVVSGTNMIALLHRRLAQRLAGQNGLRVVEPPVPLPPLGVDLVWNPRGAGDPGRAWLREQLMRAVH, from the coding sequence TTGCACGGCGTCGACCTCAACCTGCTTCCGCTGCTGGCGGCCCTGCTCGAACACCGCAGTGTCACGCGCGCCGCCGAGGCGGTCGGGCTGACGCAGCCGGCCATGAGCAACGCCCTGCAGCGGCTGCGGCGCACGCTTGGGGACGACCTCCTTCTCCGGGTGGGGCGGCAGTACGTGCTCACGACCCGTGCCGCCGCATTGATCGAACCGGTCAACCTGATCCTGGAGACCGCCACCAGTCAGGTGCTCGCACCTCCGACGTTCGATCCGGCGACGTCGGACCGCACCTTCCGCATCGCTGCGTCCAGCGCCGCGGCCCTGACCGTCGTACCCGCCCTGAGCACGATGCTCGCCGTGACCGCGCCGGGGGTCCGCCTCCATCTGGAAGCGCCCGAGTTCTTGATGGACCTCACCCGCACCGACGCGACCGCTGACGTGGCGCTGTTGCCGGACACCATGCCGACCACGCTGCCGAGGGAGCGGCTCTACAACGAGAGTTGGGTCGTGGTCGCCGACGCGAAGAACGACCGCATCGGCGCGACACTCACCGTCGACGACCTCGCCCGGCTGCCCCACGTGGTGTTCGAGTGGGAGGGGGGACGTGTCGGCGCACAGCACGCCCTGGCCGGGATGATCCCCGATCTCGTCGTGCAGGTCGTCGTCTCCGAGTTCCTGATGATCCCCTCGGTGGTGAGCGGCACGAACATGATCGCACTGCTGCACCGCAGGCTGGCTCAGCGGCTGGCGGGGCAGAACGGGCTGCGCGTGGTGGAGCCGCCGGTTCCACTGCCGCCTTTGGGAGTCGATCTGGTGTGGAACCCGCGCGGCGCCGGCGATCCCGGGCGGGCGTGGCTGCGGGAGCAGCTGATGCGCGCAGTTCATTGA
- a CDS encoding S-(hydroxymethyl)mycothiol dehydrogenase, with protein sequence MSQQVRGVVARAKGEPVGIETIVIPDPEPGEAVVRIQSCGVCHTDLHYREGGINDEFPFLLGHEAAGVVESVGEGVTAVAPGDFVILNWRAVCGRCRACLRGRPWYCFNTHNARQKMTLTDGTELSPALGIGAFAEKTLVAAGQCTKVAPAASPAAAGLLGCGVMAGVGAAINTGAITRGDSVAVIGCGGVGAAAVVGSRLAGAARIIAVDIDDRKLETARSLGATHTVNSRAADAVESIRKLTEGFGADVVIDAVGHPETYQQAFYARDLAGTVVLVGVPTPERRLELPLLDVFGRGGALKSSWYGDCLPSRDFPLLIDLYIQGRLDLDAFVSETIALDRVEDAFARMHNGDVLRSVVVL encoded by the coding sequence ATGTCCCAGCAGGTACGAGGCGTTGTCGCGCGGGCGAAGGGCGAGCCCGTCGGCATCGAGACGATCGTGATCCCCGACCCGGAGCCGGGGGAGGCGGTGGTACGGATTCAGTCCTGCGGGGTGTGTCATACGGACCTCCACTACCGTGAGGGCGGCATCAACGACGAGTTCCCCTTCTTGCTCGGCCATGAGGCGGCCGGTGTCGTGGAGTCGGTCGGCGAAGGCGTGACCGCCGTCGCGCCCGGGGACTTCGTGATCCTCAACTGGCGCGCCGTGTGCGGTCGTTGCCGCGCTTGTCTGCGCGGCCGGCCCTGGTACTGCTTCAACACCCACAACGCCCGGCAGAAGATGACCCTCACCGACGGCACAGAACTGTCGCCGGCCCTGGGCATCGGCGCCTTCGCCGAGAAGACCCTGGTCGCGGCCGGGCAGTGCACCAAGGTCGCCCCGGCCGCGTCACCGGCCGCCGCGGGCCTGCTGGGCTGTGGCGTGATGGCGGGCGTCGGCGCGGCGATCAACACGGGTGCGATCACCCGCGGTGACTCCGTGGCCGTCATCGGATGCGGCGGCGTCGGCGCCGCGGCGGTGGTCGGCTCGCGGCTGGCCGGCGCGGCGAGGATCATCGCCGTGGACATCGACGACCGCAAGCTGGAGACGGCCCGCAGCCTGGGCGCCACGCACACGGTCAACTCACGGGCAGCGGACGCGGTGGAGTCGATCCGTAAGCTGACCGAGGGATTCGGCGCGGACGTGGTCATCGACGCGGTAGGCCACCCCGAGACCTACCAGCAGGCCTTCTACGCCCGAGACCTGGCCGGAACGGTCGTCCTCGTCGGCGTGCCCACGCCCGAACGGAGACTCGAACTGCCGCTACTGGACGTCTTCGGCCGGGGTGGGGCGCTGAAGTCGTCCTGGTACGGCGACTGCCTGCCCTCGCGCGACTTCCCCCTGCTGATCGACCTGTACATCCAGGGGCGTCTGGACCTCGACGCGTTCGTTAGCGAGACGATCGCCTTGGACAGGGTCGAGGACGCCTTCGCCCGGATGCACAACGGCGATGTGCTGCGCTCCGTGGTCGTGCTGTGA
- a CDS encoding PDR/VanB family oxidoreductase, whose protein sequence is MTSTVDSSKQLPGSGPYGRTADLAVVAGRSELVPDIVELVLRPSAPVRSVPPGSHIDITVPLAGGPETRSYSLVDRGHDDGLLRIAVRLQRDGRGGSWWMHSLRLGSQITFAGPIDEFPLSPGPLPSVLLAGGIGITPIVGLAHALRTRGADYQLVYAGRSRDHMAYVGDLEREHPGRVRVVEDSHGALVDPDELVASVPDGGVLYVCGPMGLLTAVRAAWEHAARPPGGLRFETFGTSGALPAAPFRVEVPARGLSFDVPVGTSLLDALESAGVEMMYDCRRGECGLCRVAVLDVDGSVDHRDVFLSERQRAEGRAMCACVSRVAGASLTIDC, encoded by the coding sequence ATGACGAGCACCGTCGACTCCTCCAAGCAGCTCCCCGGTTCCGGCCCGTACGGCCGCACAGCAGACCTTGCCGTCGTGGCGGGACGCAGCGAACTCGTACCGGACATCGTCGAACTGGTGTTGCGCCCGTCCGCGCCGGTTCGATCGGTCCCCCCGGGCAGTCACATCGACATCACCGTCCCCTTGGCCGGTGGGCCCGAGACCCGCTCGTACTCGCTGGTCGACCGCGGCCACGACGACGGCCTGCTCCGCATCGCCGTACGCCTCCAGCGGGACGGCCGTGGAGGATCGTGGTGGATGCACAGCCTGCGCCTCGGCTCGCAGATCACCTTCGCCGGCCCCATCGACGAGTTCCCGCTCAGCCCGGGGCCACTGCCGAGCGTGCTCCTCGCCGGCGGCATCGGCATCACACCCATCGTCGGGCTCGCCCACGCCCTCCGGACACGAGGCGCCGACTATCAACTCGTCTACGCCGGCCGGTCCCGCGACCACATGGCCTACGTCGGGGACCTCGAGCGGGAACACCCCGGCAGGGTCCGGGTCGTCGAGGACAGTCACGGAGCCCTCGTGGACCCGGACGAGCTCGTCGCGTCGGTACCCGACGGGGGCGTGCTGTACGTCTGCGGCCCGATGGGGCTGCTGACGGCCGTACGGGCAGCCTGGGAACACGCCGCCAGGCCACCCGGCGGACTCCGCTTCGAGACGTTCGGCACGAGTGGGGCCCTTCCCGCGGCACCGTTCCGCGTGGAGGTTCCCGCACGCGGGCTGAGCTTCGACGTACCCGTCGGCACGAGCCTCCTCGACGCCCTCGAAAGCGCCGGGGTGGAGATGATGTACGACTGTCGCCGAGGCGAATGCGGCCTGTGCAGAGTCGCGGTACTCGACGTGGACGGCAGCGTCGATCACCGGGACGTGTTCCTCTCCGAACGCCAGCGCGCGGAGGGTCGGGCGATGTGCGCCTGCGTCTCCCGCGTCGCGGGAGCCTCCCTCACCATCGACTGCTGA
- a CDS encoding alcohol dehydrogenase catalytic domain-containing protein: MSNTPTASELGWPQALPVPTTMKAMLFRRFGPPDVLEQATVDTPRPGPGEVLVQVAAVGIGRLLDLTARAGNHPYAKITPPHILGADHAGTVAALGEGVDSVRVGDRVAVLPGVACGTCTYCADGREEVCDSLTVIGTHRPGAYAQYCAVPAHNVHKVPDGIPAAMAASLALLGAVAANQLTQAGLRPGHWVLVQGASSALGSTTAAYAQHLGAKIISTSRSAEKRAAMAAAGADVVLDTNAPDFVERVREVTGGRGVDIAVDNLGDPAVWDATMESLTRGGTVVTSGAFLGGQVKIDLCRVYSDCHSIIGVRTGNPAAVKELWTQVENGFRAVVDRTFPIVRAADAHRYMEDDNSLGRVALTLGPGDWDA, translated from the coding sequence ATGAGCAACACCCCTACGGCTTCCGAGCTGGGCTGGCCGCAGGCGCTGCCGGTGCCCACCACCATGAAGGCCATGCTGTTCCGCCGGTTCGGACCGCCCGACGTCCTGGAGCAGGCCACGGTGGACACACCGCGTCCCGGCCCCGGAGAGGTCCTGGTCCAGGTCGCCGCGGTCGGCATCGGACGCCTGCTCGACCTCACGGCTCGCGCGGGCAACCACCCCTACGCCAAGATCACACCGCCCCACATCCTGGGCGCGGATCACGCCGGCACCGTCGCCGCCCTCGGCGAAGGCGTGGACTCCGTACGGGTCGGCGACCGCGTGGCCGTGCTGCCCGGCGTCGCCTGCGGCACCTGTACCTACTGCGCCGACGGCCGCGAGGAAGTCTGCGACTCCCTGACAGTGATAGGCACCCACCGCCCCGGCGCCTACGCGCAGTACTGTGCGGTGCCGGCGCACAACGTCCACAAGGTCCCGGACGGCATTCCGGCCGCGATGGCCGCCTCGCTCGCCCTCCTCGGCGCTGTCGCCGCCAACCAGCTGACCCAGGCAGGACTCCGCCCCGGACACTGGGTACTCGTCCAGGGGGCGTCGTCCGCACTCGGCTCCACCACGGCCGCCTACGCCCAGCACCTGGGCGCGAAGATCATCTCGACCTCCCGCTCGGCGGAGAAGCGCGCGGCCATGGCCGCGGCGGGTGCCGACGTCGTGCTCGACACCAACGCGCCTGACTTCGTGGAGCGGGTACGCGAGGTGACCGGTGGTCGCGGCGTCGACATCGCCGTCGACAACCTCGGTGACCCGGCCGTCTGGGACGCCACCATGGAGTCCCTGACCCGCGGCGGCACCGTGGTGACCTCCGGCGCCTTCCTCGGCGGCCAGGTCAAGATCGACCTGTGCCGGGTGTACTCCGACTGCCACAGCATCATCGGGGTACGCACGGGCAACCCGGCCGCGGTGAAGGAACTGTGGACGCAGGTGGAGAACGGCTTCCGCGCGGTGGTCGACCGCACCTTCCCCATCGTCCGCGCCGCCGATGCCCACCGCTACATGGAGGACGACAACAGTCTCGGGCGGGTGGCACTCACTCTGGGCCCAGGAGACTGGGACGCGTAA
- a CDS encoding aromatic ring-hydroxylating dioxygenase subunit alpha has translation MFPLNAWYAAAWDTEVGRGLLPRTICERPLVLYRTTSGNAVAMADACWHRLVPLSMGELHGDEVVCGYHGLAFGPHGRCTRMPAQETLNPSAAVASYPVVERHRFVWVWLGDPAVADPDLVPDLHWNDDPQWAGDGGTITVDCDYRLVLDNLMDLTHEQFLHADSLANDELSEAEPDVAHDDHSVTLTRWMRGIEAPPFLGMQLRRKNPDHQGPVDRWQVIRYTAPSTITIDVGVAPTGTGAPEGDRSAGINGYALNTVTPAAAGGSHYFWCFRRNYHLHDQSLTNLLREAVARVFGQDTHMLNAQQRAIEANPGHEFYNLNIDVGGMWVRRIIDAQVAREQGRDRTPPSRLAAVAATTRETA, from the coding sequence ATGTTCCCACTGAACGCCTGGTACGCCGCGGCCTGGGACACCGAAGTAGGTCGCGGCCTGTTGCCGCGCACCATATGCGAGCGACCGCTCGTGCTGTACCGCACCACTTCCGGGAACGCGGTGGCGATGGCCGATGCCTGCTGGCACCGTCTCGTGCCGTTGTCGATGGGCGAGTTGCACGGTGACGAGGTGGTCTGTGGCTACCACGGCCTCGCCTTCGGGCCCCATGGCCGCTGCACCCGGATGCCTGCCCAGGAGACGCTCAACCCCTCCGCCGCGGTCGCTTCGTACCCGGTCGTGGAGCGGCACAGGTTCGTCTGGGTCTGGCTGGGCGATCCCGCGGTGGCCGATCCCGATCTCGTTCCGGACCTGCACTGGAACGACGATCCGCAGTGGGCCGGGGACGGCGGGACCATCACTGTCGACTGCGACTACAGGCTGGTCCTCGACAACCTCATGGACCTCACCCACGAGCAGTTCCTGCACGCCGACAGCCTCGCCAACGACGAGCTCTCGGAAGCCGAACCCGACGTGGCCCACGACGACCATTCGGTCACGCTCACCCGGTGGATGCGGGGAATCGAGGCGCCACCCTTCCTCGGCATGCAGTTGCGCCGCAAGAACCCGGACCACCAGGGGCCCGTCGACCGGTGGCAGGTCATCCGCTACACCGCTCCCTCGACGATCACCATCGATGTCGGTGTCGCGCCGACCGGGACCGGTGCCCCGGAGGGTGACCGGAGCGCCGGCATCAACGGCTACGCGCTCAATACCGTGACGCCCGCCGCGGCCGGCGGCTCCCACTACTTCTGGTGTTTCAGGCGGAACTACCACCTGCACGACCAGAGCCTGACCAACCTGCTCCGCGAGGCTGTGGCCCGGGTCTTCGGCCAGGACACCCACATGCTCAACGCGCAGCAGCGGGCGATCGAGGCCAACCCGGGACACGAGTTCTACAACCTCAACATCGACGTCGGCGGGATGTGGGTGCGCCGCATCATCGACGCACAGGTCGCACGCGAACAGGGACGCGACCGTACACCTCCGAGCCGCCTGGCCGCCGTCGCGGCCACGACGAGGGAGACGGCATGA